Sequence from the Hallerella porci genome:
TGGTACTGTTCCCGGCGGGCCTCTCCTCATGGCTGTCCTTGTGGCCGATGGAGGCGAGGAACGCCTTGCGGGACTTCTTGTCCAGTCCCATGTACATCTGCCTGAGCAGGGCTATCTGTGGCGCAATCCCGTCCATCGCCACAAATATACATTCTAGCGATGACAAATTATGTCATTTCAAACTTATCAACAACCATTTGAGGGAACAGAGCCTATTCTTTTGTTTGTAGTTGTACTTGTTGTCTGTTGTTGGGCTGTTCCCAAGCCTATGGAAAGTTTGACGAATTATAACGTGCTTCTTTTACATGGTGCATATGGCCATAAGAATGCTGATGGAGAATTGCAGGGATTTGAGGAAAATGCAAACCATCCGCAAGCTTATGACGCAACGAATTATCTTGGTAATGCAAATATTGGGCGTTATATCGAAAAGGCGGATGAGAAAAATACTCGTTTGAACCAATGGTTAAGAACACGAATATTTGAGGAACCTGTATACGACAGCGTTTATAAAGCTGTGCATAATTCTTGTGTATATCATTGGCGTTCTTTTTCAGAACCGCCTAATAGTTCCATTGAAAACGCAATTGAATTGGGAGACCGAACTTGGAACAGGGCTGAAGGCGGTACGAGTCGATTTGGCGGTCGAAGGACTCTTGTTGAAGAAGCTCAAGAAGTGAAAGCTGTATATGATACGTTGAGAGGTCAAACCGCCCTTCAAATCATCCGCCAGAACCCCGACCTCTACCGCCAACTTGCCTCCCGCTACATTCTCATCGGTCACAGCATGGGTGGTGTTGTAGCTCGTGAGTACACGCAGAATAGTGACTACTATCACGGCGACGTGGACAAGGTGATAACGCTCGACAGCCCGCACGAAGGCACCGGTGTCCTTGAAATGCAGCTAGACTTGGTCGGGCATAAATGGGAAGCGTTACAAGGTGTTTCCACTTCCCTTGTCGCTTTATCGCTGGCGAGTCTCAATATGCGAGGCAATTTCATGGCAAAATCGGTCGCCATATCGAGTCTCTCCTGGGCGACATTGTTGGGATTGACAAATTTTGTAGCTCCGTTTTTTGTGGAAGGCAACCTGCAGGATTATTCGGAAGACGACCCTTTGGTCAAGTATGTGAACCCAGGGAAAGGTGAAAAAGGCAATATCTCGTATTTGAAGAAAATTTCTCCAAGCGAAAATCAACCCATGTTCAGGCTGATGGGCGGCGAAAAGAGCATTACGTATTCGGATCCGTTCAAGAAGGTTACCGATTGGACGGGATTATTTGTTCCCGAAGCCCTCACTCAGGCCATGATGAA
This genomic interval carries:
- a CDS encoding PGAP1-like alpha/beta domain-containing protein, coding for MSFQTYQQPFEGTEPILLFVVVLVVCCWAVPKPMESLTNYNVLLLHGAYGHKNADGELQGFEENANHPQAYDATNYLGNANIGRYIEKADEKNTRLNQWLRTRIFEEPVYDSVYKAVHNSCVYHWRSFSEPPNSSIENAIELGDRTWNRAEGGTSRFGGRRTLVEEAQEVKAVYDTLRGQTALQIIRQNPDLYRQLASRYILIGHSMGGVVAREYTQNSDYYHGDVDKVITLDSPHEGTGVLEMQLDLVGHKWEALQGVSTSLVALSLASLNMRGNFMAKSVAISSLSWATLLGLTNFVAPFFVEGNLQDYSEDDPLVKYVNPGKGEKGNISYLKKISPSENQPMFRLMGGEKSITYSDPFKKVTDWTGLFVPEALTQAMMNFFSQLAESDDAMSSEAFALASKAATMGLVVSAASREQGTSIVPKASSWAESTESLKNSVADVKRWRFID